CGCCAGAGCGCCCTCGGGGGCCAGCGGGCCATGTTAAGTTTTTTCCCGACTTTTAGAAATCGAAGAAGCGCAAAGACTTGCAATAACTCTTTCGGCAGGGAGTTTTTATGACTTTTGAATATACGCTTAAGAATCGCTTAATATGTTATAATACTCCTTGAGGAATCGTCCTCCCGGAGGTCAGCATGAGTTTCCGAATCAAACTGATGAAAAACAAGGGCAGACTTTACGCGGCCATCGTCGAGGAGACTTACAATCCTCTCATCAAACGCAGTTCCGGAAAAACGATCCGCACGTACGGCGACCTGAACAAACGCCGCCTCACAGAGCCGGACATCGACGAAAGAATTCAGGCGGATCTTGCTGAGTTGAGGGCAAACGCAGATCTTGCAGAACGCCTCAAAGCGCAGACGCTTAAGGATCAGGTCGCAACATGTGCACCCAACAATAAACCGGACTGTGCGGGCATTTATAACTACGGCATCGCCCTTTACCGCAGATTATGGGAACGCCTTGGGCTGGACGTCTGGTTCAAACAGTATCGACGCAATCACCGACTCAAGTTCGACTTCGACCTTGCCGCATTCTTCCTCGCCGCACTGCGCATTCTGGCGCCTTGTTCGAAAAAACGGACGCACGAATACCGCGGGAACTTTGTCTTCGATTTCTCTTCCCTCACCCAGGCGGACCTTTACGAAACTCTCGGGCTCCTGAGCGGGAGCAAGGATGTCCTGATACGTAACGTCAACAAGGGGATCGCGGATATCTACGAGCGAACGATGACTGTCGCGCTTTACGACTGCACCACGTTTTACTTCGAGAGTTTTGATTCCGACGAACTTCGCGCGCGCGGGATGTCCAAGGAGAACCGCACGAATGAGGTGCAGGTGGTGATGGGACTGCTCGTTGACGCCGACGGCATCCCTCTTGACTATGAGCTGTTCCGCGGTAACACGTCGGAGATCAAGACCCTGCTGCAGGTCGTCCGGAAGCACAAGGTAAATTCCGGACTGGGGAAAGTCACGGTCGTCGCGGATCGCGGGCTCAACTGCAAGCTCAACTTGCAGCACCTTGCGGAAGAGGGTTTTGATTACATCGTGGCCCAGAGCATCAGTCGGCTGAAAAAGGACGTGAAGGAGCGGGTTCTTTCCGAGGAGAACTGGGAGCACAGCGAACGGTTCCACGAGGACGTGTTCAAGATGAAGCGTCTGGACGCCAGAGCGGATCCCGAACGTGACGCAGGCATCATCGTCACTTGGTCGCTGAAACGGCACCACCATGACCTGGACGTTCTGGAGGAATTGTGGACGAAGGGGAAAGAACTGGTCGCGAAGGGAGCCTCAGCCGTCGAGACATCCATGAAACACGGCTCAAGACAGTTTCTGAAGAGCAAGAAAGGGAAGAAAGGCGAATACGAGGTGAACACCTCTCTCTACGAAAAGCGTAAAAAGCAGGCGGGTTTCTACGTCATCGCCACCTCCAACAAGGACGCCTCCCCGCAGGAGATCTTCGCGAACCTGCGCCGGCTTTGGCGCGTCGAGGAATGTTTTCGAGTACTCAAGAGCAACCTCGATGCCAGGCCGGTTTTCGTCTGGACGCCGGAACACATCCGCGGGCACTTCCTCGTCTGTTACCTTGCGCTGGTTCTGGAACGTCTTTCCTGTCACCTCATCCGCATGAAGGGCATCAGAGACATCTCGCCTCACAAGCTCGTTGAACTCATGCGCCAGCAGAACGTCACCGTCCTGAGCGGCAGAGCCAGGAGCACGCCCATCAGCCTTCGACTGGGACACGACGGCAGCACGCCGGAGAGAAAGAACGCGGACATCGCGTCGGCCGACGCCGTGATGCAGATATTTGGAATCGCACCCGTCAATATGATGGAAGCCTATCCCGATCTCAAGAACAAACTCGCTTGTCGACTGCCTTTTGCTGCACGGGAGGCGACAGGAGGGATTATCCGTAGATCTCGCGGTTGAAAAAAATCGCGCTTACTCTTGATGCTGCTTGAGCTTGGCTTCGATTCCCCTTGGAAAAGTCGGGATGTTAAGTTTTTTATCAAGAGTTTATACTATTTCTCAATTAAAATGCCGAATGCAGAGGCGCTGCGGAGGAGATTCACAAAGCGAGCTGCGCAGACCGCGCAGCGGTCGAGGGAGTCCTGAGCGACTGAACTCCTCCGCAGCGCCCAGGAAACTATGTTAATACTTTCTATCAAGAATTAGTATTAGAATCAACCGGTGCGAATACAAAGGGGCTCGCGAAATCCATCCGGAATTTTCGCAAGCCCCTTACTTCATAAATTCTATTTCATCACGAAAAATCAGCCCTTGCGAGGCACATGGCGCGTGACGGCGACGCGGCAAGGGACTCCGGCCGGATGATCGGCCACGATGTCGCCCGCCCGGACCGGCGCATGGAGCACGATTCCTTTCAGGCTTTCGCGCACGGCCATGATTTCCTTCAACGGGACGGCATCAAGCGTGCGCACGCTCGCCACGGGCAGCGTGCCGCCCTCCACCAGCACGTTCGTGGCAATGGTACGGCGCGGGTCCTCCACTTCCTGCTTCGCCCATCTGGCGCCGCGCGGACACAGATTGCCCGTCACCGAAACAAGCTTCGCTTTTTCGCCGCCGCTCGTCTCGACTTGCAGAGGACAGCCATTGGGACAGACGATACAAATATATTCGCGGCGTTCGCTCACTGCACCGACACCTCCAAACTGCAGCAGCCCTTCAGATCAGCGGCCCTGACTCCGAGATGTTCCATCACGGCCGGATGAAGGCGCACCCGTTTTTCACGCAGGATCTCACGGCCATCGGCGCTCACGACGAGACAGCGGTCACGGCCGGGAGAGACGAGACGGAACGCAATGGACACGTCTTTTTCGCCGCTGATCCGCGAAGGCGTAGTGTAACGCACGCCGGCGCCGGGACGAACGACGATGCTCTCTCTGCAAGGAGATCGTCCGAGAGCATAAGCCGCCGCGCGCGCCCCCGCTTCGGCCGCCTCCAGAGAGACCCAATCCACCAGATCGTGCACGTGCAGCACGTTGCCGCACGAGAAAATGCCGGGGACGCTGGTCATAAAGTCGTCATCCACCGCCGCACCGCCGGTCGCAGGATTCATTTCGATGCCGGCCATGCGCGTCAGTTCGTTTTCGGGGATCAGCCCGACGGACAGCAACAGAGTATCGCACTCGAAAATCCGCTCCGTACCGGGGATGGAGCGGCGTTTTTCGTCCACCCGCGACACCTGCACGGCTTCGAGGCGGTCGTCGCCGACGATATCGGTCACGGTCGTGCTCAGATAAAGGGGAATGCCGTAATCGTTCAGACATTGCTGGATGTTGCGCGGCAGGCCGCTTGAGTAGGGCAGCAGTTCGAAAACCGCCTCGACACCGGCTCCCTCCAAGGTCATGCGGCGTGCCATGATCAGGCCGATATCGCCGGAGCCGAGGATGCAGATCTTTTTGCCGGGCATCAGGTTTTCGAGATTGACAAGATTCTGCGCGGCCCCGGCCGTGTAAATGCCCGCCGGGCGCGTGCCGGGGATCGACAGAGCGCCGCGCGGGCGCTCGCGGCACCCCATGGCCAGCACGACGGCGTCCGCTCTGAGTCGGACCATCTCGCCGCGACGGCTGACGAGCAGCTCGCGCTCCTTCGAAAGTTCCAATACCATCGACTCGGTCATGGCCTCGAGCCCCAATTCGCCGAAGCGGTCGATGTCGCGCTGGGCGTACTCGGGACCGGTCATGGCCTCGCCGAAACGATGCAGGCCGAAACCGTCATGGATACACTGATTGAGAATGCCGCCCAAGAGCCGGTCGCGCTCGACCAGTACCACGTCGCGGCAACCGGCCTCGCAGGCCGAGATAGCCGCCGCCAGGCCGGCGGGACCGCCGCCGATCACGGCGACGCCGCAGTGTCTTTCCCCGATCACCGGTTTTCACCCCCGTCGAGCGCACAGCCTGAAAACATGGCGGACGCAGCGCTGTGATCCACAAAGTCCTCCCACTCCCAATCGAACTCCTCGCGCAGCAGGCGGACGATACGGGGAAAACAGAAGCCGCCCTGGCATCGCCCCATGGAGACGCGGGAACGGTACTTGAGGCTGACGAAGGCTCGCGCGCCCAGCGGATTGTCGAGCGCGTCCAGTACTTCGCGTTTGCTGACGCCCTCGCAGCGACAGATCATTTCGCCGTAATCCGGATCCGCAGCGATCATGTCGGCGCGTTCCTCGGGACTGCGCTCGCTGAACGACAGAGCGTTGCCAGGACGTGCGCCGTTGAAATCCGGGGTGCGCCGCAGTTCCAGATGATTTTCCACAAAACCGAGCACCATCTCCGCGATCGCAGGAGAACTGGTCAGCCCCGGGCTCTCGATGCCGAGCACGTTGATGAAGCCTTTCACGTCAGGGCGGTCCTCGATCACGAAATCGGCGTTGCCGCCGACTTCCGGCGGCGTCCGCTTGGCGCGCAGGCCGGCGAACGTACGGATATAATCGGACACGTGGATGTCGGGCAACAGCTTGAGCCCTTCGTCACGCAGCGACGCCATGACCGACGCTTCGTTTCCGGTCCAGCGAAGCGAATCCTGATAATCGGCGCTCGGCCCGATAAGGATATTGCCGTCCACCGTCGGCGTCAGGTGAATGCCCAGGCCGGGATTTTTCGGATTCGGCGTGGGGTAGATCAGCGTGCGCAACGAACCGCCGAGGCGCTTGTCGAGCACATAGTATTCGCCACGGCAGGGATAAATGCGATAATCCCCGATGCCCACCATCTCGCAGATTTTCGCCGCAAAAAGTCCCGCCGCATTCACCAGCACTCGGCAGGTGAGCATGTCGCCGCGATCGTTTCTCACTTCAAAGCCGCGCCCCTGCGGCAGCACGTTCACGTTCGCCACCGGCCAATCGAGACGGATGTCGACGCCGTTGGCCTTGGCGTTTTCGGCGAGGGCGATCGTCAGGCCGTAAGGCGAGATGATCGCGCTGGTCGGCGACCACAGCGCCGCGATCCCCTGTACGTCGGGCTGGATCTGACGCATGCGCGCCGGACCGATGATCTCCAGGCCCGGCACGCCATTGGCCTGCCCCTGAGCGTGAAGACGTTCGATGCCGGGCAGATCGTCTCTGTCAAGGGCGACTGTCAGCTTGCCGATGCGCCGGATTTTCACCTTCAAGTCGCGGCACAGATCGTCCATCATGGCGTTGCCGCGCACGGCCAGTTCAGCGCGGAGCGTGCCCGGCTTGTAGTTGATGCCCGAGTGGAGCACGCCGCTGTTGCGGCAGCTTGTGCCGAGCGACACGTCAAGCTCGCGTTCGACGAGACAGGCGCCGATGCGATACTGCGCCAGCCCCCGTGCCACGGCGCACCCCACCACGCCGCCTCCGACGACGACCACGTCATAGTCTGTCTTCAATTGCCATCCCCCCAAAGATTGTCGCGCTGTTTCTTCATCAAAAATTCGAACACAAGGACGCCGCGCCGAACAAAAGCTGACGGCTTATTGCAGCGCGGAACGACTTTTTTCGGCCTCCTGTCCCAGAATCTCATGGGCTGCAAAAAGCCGATCCCGTCGCCGCGGACGGAATCGGCCCATACTTTCAGCGTTAGAATGGCGCGGTCCCCGCCAGATCGAGCACGGCGCTGACGCAGCGGCGCATTTCCACGGAGTCGGAGCCGCCGAAGCGGACGCGGCGGCCGTCAAGGCGCTCGACGAACGGCAGCGTTGCGGCGACATCGCATTGAGCGGTCTTGAGAAAAGCGATCTCGGCGATCCAGGACGGAGCGAAGTCCAGCACGGGCGCTTTTTTGCCGCGCACCAGCTGCGCCGCCTTGATGGCCGCGTCGTAAATGATCTTGTAAGTCTCTTCCGGTCCCAGGCAGGTCGCGGCCAGGCGGCCGCGAGCCTTTTTCACCGCGGCGGTGACGGCTGTGTCGCCCCACAGGGCGCGGGCTTCGCGGCAGGCGGCGTCGTCGCCGGTCACCAACGCCACGGGGATTTTTTTGCCGGAAGCGGCCGCGGCGTTGATGCCGATCTCGCCCACTTCAAGGCCGTTCAGTTTCACGCTGTAAACCACGTTCGGATCGATGGTGTGATCCAGCACCGCGCACCGCGTGCCGGCCATGGCATGGTAACAGAGGAAGAAGATGCCGTCGCACTCGTCGAAGCCTTCCATCATGCCCAGCGTTTTGGGCGAGCCGCTGGTCAGCCGCGCCCCCTTCGGCCACTCACCAATGTCCAGATTGGTCATGTGACTGTGAGCGTCGTTGACAATCACCTCGTCGGCGCCGCCGTCCAGAGCGCCGCGCACCGCCGCGAGCACGTCGCGCTGCTGCATCCTGCAGCCGAAAGCGTATTCCGGACGGCGGCTGTCGCACTGCGCGATGGACGTGACGCCCGTGGCGCCTTCCATGTCGGCGCTGATAAAAATTCTCATCGGACGGTTACTCCTTTTCCGCCGATTTCGCGGCGGGCGGCTTCACGGCCCTCACGGGGCGCCCGACCATCAGCTCGGGACGGACGGCCGCGTCGAATTCCTTGGCCGACAGGTACCCAAGCGCCAGCGCCGCTTCGCGCAGCGTCGTGCCTTCGCCGTTCGCTTTTTTGGCGATCTCGGCGGCCTTGTCGTAGCCGATCTTCGGCGCCAGCGCCGTGACCAGCATCAGGCTGCGGCTCAGGTTCTCGGCGATGCGCGCCTCGTCGGCCTCCAGTCCGGCCAGGCAATGGTCGGTGAAGGAGTTCATCGCGTCGCCGAGCAGGCGGCAGCTTTGCAAAAAGTTGTAGGCGATCACGGGCAAAAACACGTTCAGCTCGAAGTTGCCCTGCGACGCCGCGAAGCCCACGGCCGCGTCGTTGCCCATCACCTGCACGGCCACCATGGTCACGGCCTCGCACTGGGTGGGATTGACCTTGCCGGGCATGATCGAACTTCCCGGTTCGTTCGCGGGGATCTTCAGCTCGCCGAGGCCGCAGCGCGGGCCGGAAGCGAGCCAGCGCACGTCGTTGGCGATCTTCATCAGATCGGCGGCCAGCGCCTTGAGCGCGCCGTGCAGCGCCACGATCTCGTCGCGGCTGGTGAGCGAGTGGAACTTGTTGGGCGCGGTGCGGAAATCCACGCCGGTGATGTCGCCGATCTCCTGCGCCGCGAATCTGCCGAACTGTTCGGGCGCGTTCAGGCCGGTACCCACGGCCGTACCGCCGAGGGCCAGATCCTTCATGAACTCGACGGCGGTCATGATCATGGCCTGGCAGCGTTCGAGCATGCGCGCCCAGCCGCCGATCTCCTGGCCCAGCGTCAGCGGCGTGGCGTCCTGCAGGTGCGTGCGGCCGATCTTGACCAGATCCATGTATCGTTCCGACTTGGCCTGCAAGCACTCGCGCATCTTTTCCAGCGCGGGAAGCACTCCCTTTTCCACGGCCAGCACGGCGGCGACGTGCAGCGCCGTGGGAAACGTGTCGTTGCTGCTCTGGCTGCGGTTGACGTGGTCGTTGGGATGGATCTTCCGCCCCAAATGCTCGGAAGCGAGATGGGCGATCACTTCGTTGACGTTCATGTTGCTCTGGGTGCCGCTGCCCGTCTGCCAGACCTTGAGCGGGAATTCGTCCCAGCGGCCGCCGGCCAGCAGCTCGTCGGCGGCGTGCATGATCGCCGCGGCGGTTTCGGCGTCGAGCGCGCCAAGGCGGCCGTTGGCCGCGGCGGCGGCTTTCTTGAGGATCAGGAAGGCTTCGATGATCCCGCGCGGCATCGTCTCCGTGCCGATGCGGAAGTTCTCGTAGCTGCGCTGCGTCTGCGCGCCCCAGTGACGCTCGGCGGGGACGGCGATCTCGCCCATGCTGTCTCTTTCGATGCGGGAATCCATGGATAACTCGCTCCTTTCTTTCCGTTGACGAAAAGATTCTCTGGGCAAAGTGTACCACGAAACGGGCGCGGCGGCGCGGAACGATTTTTTTGTTTTCCGCTCAAATCATCCGCCACGAATGGCGTTCTTTGCGCTAAAATAAGAAATTATGCCGCAGGCTTTTATTTGCAAAGGAGGAATGCGTCGATGGCAGCACATGCAGAAAAAGAGAAACTGCCGCTCCCGCCGCTGTGGGAACTGACCCGGCACGAGGCAGCCATTGTCGCGACGCGGTGGAACGCCGATCCGATCATTCACGTGCCCGAAGGCTACAACCTCGAATCGGACGCGTCGGCCTTTTTCAAAGCGGCCGACTGCCCCAACTCGCCTTATTTTCCCGCGCTGGACTTTTATCACATGTACAGCCAAGGTTCGCGCACGATCCTGCCCTGTTTCCGCACCTACCAGCAGACGCGCGATTACAGCTGCGCCTCGGCCGTGGCGCTGATGGTCATGTACCACTTCGGCTATCACGACTGGCGGGAGCTGGAGATCGCCGACAAGATGGCGGCCTTTCACGGCCTGCCGACGGAGTCGCGCCGCCCGATCCCGGTCAAGGATCTGGTCCATTTCTTCGAGGCGATCGGCTGGGACGTGGCATCGAATCTGCCTTTCGCCGCCAAAGCGCCGCAGGACGCCGCGCCCTACAATCCGTGGCGTTGCGCCGAGGCCAAAAGCTTCCCGACGCTGGACAGCTTCGCGCGTTTTTGCCGCCGAACGCTGCGCGACGGCGCTCCGATCATGGTCGAGAACATCGACTGGGGCGCGCACTGGCGGGTGATCATCGGCTACGACGACATGGGCACGGGCAACCCCGCCCACGGCGTGCTGATCCTCGCCGATCCGCACGACACCGCCGACCACTGCCAGGACGGCTACGTCGTGGAACACATCGACAAGTTTTACAGCACCTGGTACGACATTTTCGTCATGGAACGGGACGAATGCACTCAGCCTTGGGTCGTCGCCCGTCCGCCCCGAAAGGAAGGAGACTTGTGGCCATGCACCGTGAAAAAGAACCGCTGATCCGTTTCGGCGTCGCCGTTCCGGAGAACCTTCTGCAGAGTTTTGACAAGCGCCTCGAGAACGCCGGCCTGCCCAATCGCTCGGAAGCGCTGCGTCAGCTGATCCGCGAGTACGTCAGCCGCGACACCTGGCAGAAAGGATCGGGGCAAGTCTACGGCACGATCACGCTCACCTACAATCATCACAGCAACGACGTGACGGCGCGCCTTACCGGCCTTCAGCACGATTTCGGCGACATCATCGTGTGCACCACCCACGTCCACGCCGATCATGATCATTGTCTCGAGACTGTCATCGTCCGCGGCGACGTGGAAAGCGTGAAGGAATTCATCGCCTCGCTGCGCGCGCTCAAGGCCGTCAGCTCGGTCAATCCGGTGATCGCCGTCCTGGTCTGAGATGCCCGACGCTTCCGCTCTGATGGGCAGCGCGCCCATTCCCCGCCTGATCCTCCGCTTCGCCCTGCCGGCCACGCTCGGGGTGCTGGCCAACGCGCTTTACAACATCGTCGACCGCGTCTTCATCGGCCATTACGTCGGCGCCGAGGGGCTGGCCGCCATTTCCGTCGTCTTCCCCATCATTCTGCTGGTCGTCGCCTTCAGCGCCCTGATCGGCGTCGGCACGGCCTCGCAGATCTCGCGCGATCTCGGCGCGCAGGATCAGGAACGGGCCGAGATCGCGCTCGGCAACGGCGTCACGGCCTCCGTCTTTTTCCTGGCCCTGACGGCGCCGCTGCTGCTGTTCAACATCCCGGCGATCGTCAGGCTGTGCGGCGCCACGGAGCGTATCGCGCCGCTGACGGAGACCTACCTGAAAATCACCGGGCCGGCCATTCCCGTTCAGTTTCTCAGCATGGTTCTGATCGCCGCCATGCGGGCCGAAGGCCATCCGCGCCATGCCATGTGGGCGATGGTGCTCGGCTCGTTGTTCAACGTCGCCCTGGACTGGTGGTTCATCGCCGGGCTCGGCATGGGCGTGGCCGGCGCCGCTTGGGGGACCGCCGGTGCGCAGATTTTCGCCTTTCTCTGGCTGCTGGCTTTTTACGCGCGGCGCCGCAGCGCGCTGCGGCTCTCTCCCGATCGGTTCAGGCCGCGTTGGCGGGTGCTGGCCGAAACCTGCGCGGTGGGGGTGTCGCCCTTTCTGATCAACATCTTCTTTTCGGTCATGCTGGTGGCGTTCAATCTGCTGCTGGGGCAATACGGCGGCGAGATGGCCATCTCCGCCATGGGCATCTTCTTCGGCCTCGACAGTCTGCTCTTCATGCCCGTCACCGGCATCGGCGAAGGCGCCATGCCCATCATCGGCTACAACTACGGCGCGCGCCGCTGGGACCGCCTGCGCGAAACGGTGAAGATCGCGCTGCTGTTTTCGGTCGGCTATTATATTTTGTCCGAAGCGGCGGCGATGTTCTGGGCGGAGGAATTGGCATCCCTCTTCACCGACGGCGACGCCGAACTGATCGCCCTCGCGGCGCGCTGCATGCGCATCGGCTACGCCGCCCTTCCCTTCAGCGCTGCCGCGATCATCGTCGGCTACACGCTCGAGGCGCTCGGACGGGCGCGGGCGTCTTTCTGCTTCAACCTGATCCGCCAGCTCGTCGGCATCGCGCTGATCGTCATCCTGCCAAGATTCCTCGGCGTCGACGGCGTGTGGATCACCTTTCCCGCCATCGATTTCGTCGGCGGCCTCGCCGCCGCGCTGCTGCTGCGCCGTGAAGCGCGGAACCTGCGGCGAACGGAGTTTGCGGCGCCGAGTTCCGCCGCGCACGCGCCAGCTCCATGAAACAGCTTTTTTCGCGGGCGTCAGAAAAACAAAAACGCCGATTGAACTTCGGCGTTTACACACAACGCAGCAACCCTTTCCCCCTTCCGACCGTCTGTCATCGTCACTTTCAGATCTGTCGGAAGGGGATTTTTTTGAAAAAAGCGCTGTTCACACATAACTTCATGATGAGGCGCGCGCGACGACATTGCCGTCGCGCGCGCCTCACTTATTTTGCTCTCAGCCGAACAGATCTTCCTGATCGTCCACGTCGGGACGCAGGATGCGCACGGTCTCCTCCTGGAACCAGTCGTAAAGGGTATCTTTCGGCTCTTTCTGCGCGCGCAGGCGTTCGATGCTCGTGCCGAGGATGTAAAACGGACGGCAGGGTTCGATCAGATCGCGCCCCCAACGCCGCAGCGTCGCCGCCAGACCGGCCAGCTGCGTTTCGGTGTCGGCGACAAGAGCCAGCAGCGTCCAGTCCTCCTGCTCATCGGCGTCGAGATCATACCAGCCGGGGACGTAGACGCGCCGCTGCTCCATCAAAAAGACGTGCAGCCGCCCGATCAGCGGCAGCAGCTCCCGGGGATCGTCACCGCATTTCACGGCGAACAGCAGATCGACGTTGTAAAATCCGAAGCGGTCCGACGCCATCGGTTTGAAAAACCTGTAGTGTTCGAAATCGGCATGGCTGCGCAGCATGAAGTCGATCGTCAGCGTCCCCGCAGGCGCGCCGTTTTCCTCCGCCCAGGCGTCGAGCCCCGACTGGCCGGGAGCGGGCAGGCCGCGCGCGCCCACGCCCCAGTGCGGAAAAGCTTTCGTAAACGATTCGACGAGCGGATGCTGCGGCCAGATCGCCCTGACGCGTTCGCCCTCGAAGGCGAAGTACCGGTCGTCGGGCAGGCACGGCACGACGGGAAACGTTTCGTGATGAGTGACTTCCTTGACGCCCCACTGCTGACGGAACGCGCGATCGAGCAACTGGCACATGCGGTTGTGTTCCAGCGCCCGGCAGGCCTGTGCCTCGTCGTCCGTCGGCGCGCCCATCTCCGCCGCCGGAACGCCGGTCGACCGCGCCAGCTCGCGCCGCGCCGCCTCGCCCTCGGGCGTCAGAACGTAGCCGCCGCCGCGGCGCGTCAGTTCACCGGCTTCGAGCATCCCGGCCAGCGATGAGGGATCGTCGCCGGCCAGACGCACCGTCTCTTCGTCCCAGCAGGGGAATTCGGGAGAAAACAAAAGGATCGAAGATTCCATGATCGTTCCTCCTTCGTTTAAGAGAAATAATTTTCCCATGACGATTTTACAAAACGGACGCCCTTTTTCGCAAAAAGGCGCCCGTTTTTTCACGCTTGGATTGAAGAGACTTACAGACGCCCGTTCCGCTCGTCGGCGTTGAGGGCCTTCCAGAACCCCCAGCAGGAGAAGAACATGATGAACGCGAACGGAGGCGCCGTGCACAACGAGATGGTCTGAATGTTGATCAGGCCGCCGGTGGTCAAAAGCACCACGGCCAGAGCGCCCATGAGGATGCCCCAGATGGCCATCTTGCTCTTGGACGGATCGCTGGTGCCGTGCTGGCAGTACGCGGCCAGCACGAACGTGGCCGAATTGGCCGAAGTGACGAAGAACGTCGTGATCAGCACGATCATGCCGTAGGACATGGCGGTGCCGAGAGGATAGTGCTTGTACAGCTCGAAGGCGCCGACGGAAACATCCTTGATCACTTCCGCCGCGATCTTGACGTGTTGGACCAGCTCCAAATGCAGCGCCGAAGTGCCGAAGATGGCGAACCAGACCGCGCTGCCGAGCGCGGGAACGATCAGAACGCCGGCGATGAACTCGCTGATGGTGCGGCCGCGGGAAATGCGGGCCACGAAAGCGCCGACGAAAGGCGCCCAGGCGATCCACCAGGCCCAGTAGTACAGCGTCCAGTTGGCAAGATGTTTCTGGTACCCGGCGCCGTAGGGATCCATCATGAAACTCTCCTCGACCAGGCCGCTGAGGAAATCGCCGATGCCGGTCATGAAGGATTCGACGATGGGCAGCGAGGGGCCGACGATGAACATCAGGGCCATGAGGATGAAGCAGACGCGGATGTTGAAGTCGGCCACCTTGGAAATGCCCTTTTTGATGCCGAGCACGGCCGAACCGGTGTAAAGCACGGCAAGAATCGCAATGATGACGACCTGAACGAACGTGGTCTTGGGCAGTCCGAAGACGGTATTGGCGCCCGAGTTCAGCTGCAGCGTGCCGAGGCCGAGAGACGTGGTGATGCCGCCCAGCGTGGCGAACGTGGCGAGAATGTCGACGACCTTGCCGAACGTCCCCTTGACGGCCTTTTCACCGACCAGCGGGATGAAGATCGAACTGATCAGACCGGGCGCGTTGTAGCGGAACTGGTAGTAGGCCAGCGGCATGGCGATGACGGCGTAACCGGCCCAGGGATGCAGACCCCAGTGGAAAAAAGAAATCTGCAGCGCGTCGCGGGCGGCCTGAACGGACTCGGGCGCCGCGCCGAAGGGCGGATTGGTGAAATAAATCAGCGGCTCGGCGGCGCCGTAAAACACCAGCCCCACGCCCATACCGGCCGAGAACAGCATGGCGAACCAGGCCAGATTGCCGTATTCGGGGCGGTCCTCCGCCCGGCCCAGGCGGACTTTGCCGAAACGGCCGGCGGCGATGAAAAGACAGAAGATGAC
This sequence is a window from Pyramidobacter sp. YE332. Protein-coding genes within it:
- a CDS encoding papain-like cysteine protease family protein, whose product is MAAHAEKEKLPLPPLWELTRHEAAIVATRWNADPIIHVPEGYNLESDASAFFKAADCPNSPYFPALDFYHMYSQGSRTILPCFRTYQQTRDYSCASAVALMVMYHFGYHDWRELEIADKMAAFHGLPTESRRPIPVKDLVHFFEAIGWDVASNLPFAAKAPQDAAPYNPWRCAEAKSFPTLDSFARFCRRTLRDGAPIMVENIDWGAHWRVIIGYDDMGTGNPAHGVLILADPHDTADHCQDGYVVEHIDKFYSTWYDIFVMERDECTQPWVVARPPRKEGDLWPCTVKKNR
- the nikR gene encoding nickel-responsive transcriptional regulator NikR, with the protein product MHREKEPLIRFGVAVPENLLQSFDKRLENAGLPNRSEALRQLIREYVSRDTWQKGSGQVYGTITLTYNHHSNDVTARLTGLQHDFGDIIVCTTHVHADHDHCLETVIVRGDVESVKEFIASLRALKAVSSVNPVIAVLV
- a CDS encoding MATE family efflux transporter, translated to MPDASALMGSAPIPRLILRFALPATLGVLANALYNIVDRVFIGHYVGAEGLAAISVVFPIILLVVAFSALIGVGTASQISRDLGAQDQERAEIALGNGVTASVFFLALTAPLLLFNIPAIVRLCGATERIAPLTETYLKITGPAIPVQFLSMVLIAAMRAEGHPRHAMWAMVLGSLFNVALDWWFIAGLGMGVAGAAWGTAGAQIFAFLWLLAFYARRRSALRLSPDRFRPRWRVLAETCAVGVSPFLINIFFSVMLVAFNLLLGQYGGEMAISAMGIFFGLDSLLFMPVTGIGEGAMPIIGYNYGARRWDRLRETVKIALLFSVGYYILSEAAAMFWAEELASLFTDGDAELIALAARCMRIGYAALPFSAAAIIVGYTLEALGRARASFCFNLIRQLVGIALIVILPRFLGVDGVWITFPAIDFVGGLAAALLLRREARNLRRTEFAAPSSAAHAPAP
- a CDS encoding BCCT family transporter, yielding MSDKVSRNPLDHGRLDWSGCVDTKSNTVYYVSILITFAAVLWGLLSPDSFGSFAKSLFNGLTTYFGAGYMFFMNVFVIFCLFIAAGRFGKVRLGRAEDRPEYGNLAWFAMLFSAGMGVGLVFYGAAEPLIYFTNPPFGAAPESVQAARDALQISFFHWGLHPWAGYAVIAMPLAYYQFRYNAPGLISSIFIPLVGEKAVKGTFGKVVDILATFATLGGITTSLGLGTLQLNSGANTVFGLPKTTFVQVVIIAILAVLYTGSAVLGIKKGISKVADFNIRVCFILMALMFIVGPSLPIVESFMTGIGDFLSGLVEESFMMDPYGAGYQKHLANWTLYYWAWWIAWAPFVGAFVARISRGRTISEFIAGVLIVPALGSAVWFAIFGTSALHLELVQHVKIAAEVIKDVSVGAFELYKHYPLGTAMSYGMIVLITTFFVTSANSATFVLAAYCQHGTSDPSKSKMAIWGILMGALAVVLLTTGGLINIQTISLCTAPPFAFIMFFSCWGFWKALNADERNGRL